In Populus alba chromosome 4, ASM523922v2, whole genome shotgun sequence, the genomic window TACCTTGGCTAGGTGACAATTTAATATAGTGTGAGGTGCGTATAACAGCATCAAGATAGGGTTGTCGCGAATCTTGCATGAATTGACTTAGAACTTGAACTGAACAACTCAATTCTAACTGAGTGATAGTCAAATAAAGTAATTGCCCAATGAATTGTCGATATTGACAAAGGCCAGCCATGGATTTACCAAGATTATGTTAGAGTTTAAGCTTCTACTCCACAGGGAAATGTATGGGTTTGCTAGCTACAAGACTAGTTTCTTGAAGAATATCCAAGGCATACTTACTTTGTTTAAGAACAATGCTTTTAAGAGAAGCGAGCAACTTTAATTCCTAAAAACTACTTCAATGCACTAAGACCTTTGATGCGAAATTGAGCATGTAAGCATTTAAGATCAAGAATTTGAATAGAATCATAACCAGCCACAATAACATCATCCATATATACTAAGAGagcaataaaaatattgtttcttcCATGTATGAATAAAGAATGGTCAGCACCTAATTGCTGGAAACCAAGATCAACCAAGAAAGTCTGGAACTTATAGAACCATTTCTTTGAAGCCTGTTTGTGACCATATAAAGATTTGTGCAAGCAGTACACACAAGTATCACAAGGTTTGTAGAAGCCAATGagtattttcatataaatttcCTCATTCAAGTCACTATGTAAGGAGTCATTATTGACAACCAGTTGATGCAATGTCCATCCTTTAATGGTAGCCACTGCTAAAAGGCAACAAACACTAGTGATTTTAGCAACTAGAGCGAAGATGTCAGTATAATCAATTCCTTCAACTTGAGTAAACCCCTTAATGACAAGTCAAGCTTTAAATCTCTCAACAGTTCCATCAACATTGCATTTGATCTTATAAACCTATTTGGAGTCAATGGAATGTTTTCCAGGAGAAAGGTGCTCCAAGTCCCAAGTATCCTTAGTCTCAAGAGCAGTAATTTCAATTTGCATAGGTTGCTACCATCTAGGATCTTTAATGGCTTAAGACTATGTCGAAGGCTCGTTAAGGGAAGTGAAGACTACTAGAAAGGATTAGTGAGAATGTGAAAAACATGTATATGAAATAACAGAGGAAAGGTGGTAAGCAATACCTGAGTTAGTTGTTGGAGGAGTAGGTGTAATGGGATTTATTGAAGATGGTAGCTCAAAGAAAAAACCTTGGAGTTTGGACACAAGTTGGCATTCACATCTAGGCTTGAAAGAAGCAAGAACATGCATGACTTGCTCAATGGGTATAGAAGTATTTCTAACATGAAAATCAGGTATGAAGTTTGAAAATGATGATGTAGATTCAATTGCATTATCAAGATGAGACTCAAACAAAGGTAAAGGGATAATAGTATTGGCATCTTGATCATGATCAGAGATTCAGAATTAAAAGGAAACACATGCTCATAGAAAATAACATCACATGAGATGAATGATTCGTGTGTATTCAAACTATAAACTTTGTAACCTTTTTTATAATGAGGATAGCCAGGAAAAACACAATGAGAGGCATGCAGATCAATTTTATCATATGGTTTGGAGTGATTATGAGCATAATACAAAGATCTAAAGACATGAAGATGGTTATAGGTAGAAGCTTTACCTAATAACACTTCAGATGGTGTTTTTCCATTCAGGGTAGGGAGAGAGTGATATTGATCAAGTACACAATTGTAGAACACACTCACCCCAAAACTTAAGAGGGGGGTATTCATGAAACAAATAGCATGAGCCACTACAAGAATGTGACAATGCTTGCATTCCACTAATCCATTATGTTGTGGGGTATGAGCGCAAGAAGTTTGCAATTCAATGCttcttaaaacattaaattctttgAATTTATAAGAGGTGAACTCCCCCCCTCCGTTATCACTCCTGatggtttgaattgaaaggttGTATTGTGTCTAAATCATATtacaaaagaaagtaaaaaatttaaatgttttagatTTTCAACATATTAAGTAAACCTATGTACATTTAGAAAGTCATCaacaatacttaaaaaataataggaacCATTGGAATATGGTGTTTGATAATGGCCCCAAACATCACAATGAATTAAAGAGAAACACCTTAAACTTTTATTTGAACTATTAGGAAAACACAAATGAGTCTAATTGGACTTATAACACATGTCACagatagaatttttaaaaataacattattcaGGAGAGGAATTTgttttaaatgagaaaaaaaaacatggtccaaACATTGGTGCTATAAACTTACATCCTTGATGCTCGAAGTTGGATGAGCAACACTAGAGCCATTATTAAAAGAGCACTGATAAACCCTATTATTCAGCCTACCTACTTCAATCAACCTCTACGTTTTGAGGTCctgaaagatataaaaataagaaggaaaaaaaaaccacgcAGTTTAAGTTTTTGGCTTCTTTTCAACATACAATAGATTAAAAGAGAAACCAGAGACACAAAGAATATTTTGAAGTTTTAGATAAGTAGTTATGGCAATATCTTCTATATGAGTGACAAGTAATTTATTACTATTAGGTATGCCTATTGGAGCATGATCTGAAATAGCAAGCTTTTAATCAAGAAGTTCATTAGAACCAACCATATGGTCAAAGGTATCACTGTCAATAATCTACATGTTATCAGACTTACCAACATAATTAACGAGGCTCAAGGAACCACCATTTAGAAAACACATACGctaattatattgtttaatgGTAAGACCAGAGATGGATGAAATATTTGAGCCATCACTCGGTTTTGTTGTTCACCCTGAATCAATTGAGTTTTCAGTATATACATGGTTCATTAACTTTCAGGTGTAGGCTTACTTGGTTTCTCTTAATCACTACGATGATGTTGTTTTTAACTTGGCGGATACCTTATCAACTGATAGCATTCAACTTGCATATAGCTTGAATAATTTCAATGCTCACATTGCTTCTGAAATATGTTATGTCTCCTATTGAGTTTTTAAATGGCAGCAAATATAGTGGCTTTTATGATAGAAAGTTGTGACCATGCTACCGTTTGTTGtcctttttcatgaaaaattatgcCTTATAATTTACTCATTGATGATAAAAGCTCACTATGTAGGACTTGGGAACATATTGTCTTGAAAGAATAATTTAGACTAAGGAAAAATGGATGCAACTTCCATCTCTCTTTAACTACTGTAAATTCTTTTCCAATACCATAGTGACATTGagaaataatatcaaatatctgGAGTTAATCCCAAAGAACCTTAAACTTGGAATAATAGATattgattgttttattgtcttggtGAAGCAAATAGATCTTTTTCTTGAGTTCATGTAATGCATGTAGCGTTCACTTGAGAAAAACACTCCTCTAAGTCTAGCCATAACTCTCTTGTAATGTTAGCATAAACCATACTATCATGCAAATCTCGCGAGAAGGCATTGAAAATGCACGGAATTGCACTTTATCCTAACTGTATATTGTTTTGTAGTCTGTTCTGGTCTCTCAAAAGATCCATCAATATaaccaattttgtttttggcatAGAGAGCATTCTTTATAGCTCTCTTTTATGTAGGTAATTGTCCCTATTGAGAACACAAGTCATGAAAACAGTCCCCGAGTTAATTGAGGGATGCAAAAAATATGGTGAACAAGGATTATTAGAGGGTTGTGTTTAGTTGTCTCCTCCACTCAATTGACTAGGAGTTATGTTTGTGTTGGTTGCACTTTCTTTTGACATGCAAAAGCTCTAGAACCATGAGAAAAGAACAAGATTGGAAGCCAAAAGCTTAGTAATGATTCTACAACATTGCCTTTAAAGGCTGTATTGCAGTAAATATAGAGGATTTTATATATACTAGAAGGTAAACATAATCAATCTTTGTTATAATGAGTGTATCTCGCAATAATAACAATGTCATTCAGCATTATCTTTTAGTTTAGAGAAACCACCAGGCCTATTTCACGTAAGCTTTACTCGATTCCATAGCCTAGGCTGCAACAATGTATCACTGTCTGATGAAGGATGTAGTTTAATACAATTTCAAATTATTGGTCACGAGGCAAAATTTAAAAAGGTTTTGTTaatgttcttttctttgatcTCTTTTACATCATATACTCTTAAATCATTACATACCACTACATCAATGTGGTATTACTTCTACATGATTATGGTACTTTTGCATTAcgtgttattttcattttcttgatatGAATTTTACAAATATCATCTACTTGGATGCTTGTAGGGAGATTTCGATGTGGTATGGTGTCGTGGACCAGTCAAAGAAAGGATTTTCAATCCATGGATGAAGTTGATGAGTAGTAAAGGCTGTCAATTTATGGATAATAAAAAGGTGACAGATTTCTTCTTCGATGAGGAAACAGGTTGCATTTCAGACGTGGTTTGTGACAATGAGACATACAAGGCAGATGCAGTTATTTTGGCTATTGGAATTTCCACGGTCCAAGAACTCACTAAGAATAGGTTTGTTGTTTCATAAGTCATTGTGCTATAACTTCTATCAcctttgatttgaatttttttctatttggtgAACTTTCAGTTCAATATGCATGTTTTTTACTCAATTGTTATATTGGTGAATGCGACACTCATATAGGTTTGAAACTCTCTTTTAAATCACATCATATCAAATTTTATGAATCAATGGAGAAGCATTTTTCACCTTAGATTATAAACCTATCTTGTTTTAACCAGTAATTGGGTCTTATTTAGTGCAGCATTAAGTACAAGGGAGGAGTTTTTGAAGGTTTTAAACCTAGCTGCCAGTGATTTGGTCTCCATTAAACTTTGGTTGGACAAGAAGGTATGTCTAGGGATAATCCTATATGTCTTTTCTCCTTGGATTTATCATTCAAATAGAGATAGAAGCCATCTAAAACCTAAAACTGGTTTACTTTTGCAAgcgtcaatttattttcttggtttattatttatcaataagTGAAGTATTCAGGTATCTAGAACTTTAAATTCTAGCTTATATGCATAATAGAGTCCCAAAATGTATTATAGGACAGACAAATAAAGGTCATCATGTCCCACAATTAACTACATGATTAGCTTAAATGCAACATTTATGCACTGGCGTGACCTCCGATGATAAGTATGGATActtaaacaactttatttttcttaagtcTATGTTTATGTACTTAAAAGATCTTGCACCTTTCTACTCTTATGTGAGCAGATCATAATTCCATTTGCAAGGAATATTTGCTCTTCCTTTGATGATTCATCTGGGTGGACTTTCTTAAACTTGAACGAACTTTTCGATGAGCATAGGAATGATCCTGTAACAATTATCCAAGCTGATTTTGTGAGTATTATTGTTCAACAAAGGATGCAAGCTTTagcaaattttttattaagtgatGCGTACCTTTATTCTGATTACTTTTCATATGCAGTACCATGGTAATGAATTGGCACCGCTCAAAGACGAATACATAGCTACAAAAGTAATGCATTATCTCTCCAAGTGCATCAAGGACTTTGAGGCAGCTCGTGTTACCAATGTGGAAATTGCTAGATTTCCAAAATCCTTGACACATTTCTTTCCAGGTAGCTTTCTAAGAGCTTTGCAGGTTAATAATATCTTGTTTCGCACTAAACATTGTTTAATAGGccttttttgtttcattaagATTCAACAATCTTTTCTGCATCAAGTCcaacctttcctttttttttttttcattaatctcaTCCAACTTTTCCTCTCGCAGGTTCATACAAATATATGATGCGTGGATCTACATCTTTCTCGAACTTGTTTATGGCTGGCGATTGGATTATTTCGCGGCATGGATCATGGTCACAGGTGCTATCTCTTTTTGATTAAATCGATTGCCTTGAGTGggttaaaagaaacaaaattttaattgtatgGTTCTACATGTTACTTCCAACAGGAAAAATCTTACGTGACTGGACTCGAGGGTGCAAACCGAGTGGTAGACTTTCTTGGAGAAGGAAACTATGCTAAAATAATTCCACTAGAGGAAGATGAACCTCATATCCAAGCTCTCAGAAACCTTAATAGAAACTTTAAGGAATTCAGCTCTCAATTTCCATTGTCTGATTATTTCCTCCAGTGAACCTTTCATTTGAATATACTAATATGTTGCATTGATCTCTCATAGTTCTTCGAGTTCATGTAGTGTTATTGTAGCATCAAGTTCAACATGTATGCCATAATTTTCGAGACTTTACACTTTTcaccatagtttttaaacctggCTTGGCTCAATGAATTGACATAAGAAActtttcaatttgaattgaaaaagatatTGACTCGGTTGAACTTAATTAACCTAATTAGTTGACTTATAACTCAAATAGGTCAACATTAAagagttctttttttaattatcatttttataaaaatattaacccggtttaattttatgatttatgagTTGATTGAGTGATTCAATAACCAAGatcatttttcatatcaagtctaagaaatgtaaaaattatgcttaatattaacaattaaaaaaatatactgtagaaataaaaaatagcatggATTTTGCATTAATCATGTGAACATTCTCACACGTGGGGTGGTGGCCCagtggtaagagcttgggaccaagaggtttgctccctctgtggtctcaagttcgagccctaggttgctcatatgatggccactggaggcttacatggtcgttaacttcagggcccgtgggattagtcgaggtacacgcaagctagcccggacacccacgttaaactaaaaaaaaaaaaaaatgaaaaaaaataaattttgagttaATAAACCTTTTTAATCCCACTtagtaaaacaaaaattgttgtgttacaaaaatttaacatttgttcaaaattttatatgcaatggtaaaatattatacaacctttccaaaaaaaaattatattattaaattattttgatgtgttaatattaaaaataaattttaaaaaataaaaagtattattttaatatatttttaagtaaaaaaatactttgaaaaaataaccgctATTACATTCACAAACACCTTTAAAAATCTTTTGAtggctttttttatattattttgggaaaaattattttcaaatgagTGTGATTGTACAGATATAGTTCTTGAATAAAGGAGAGATATATTagaaaaatccaattttttttcttaaaaacaaacctttatttcaaagattttcttttttttccatcatgtTATTTACAACTATTATTTCTCTCGTTCgtcaattaaatacattttttttcaccaccactattaatttaatattgcaattaaaaactagctatttttatttgaatcaggatttttccaaaaaaaaaaaactctaatattaAGAGAGATATGGGAGGTTGGTAGAAGCCCggcctaaaaaacaaaaaaagaaaagaactcaTTAATATTATGCCCTAAATTGAATTCCATTGTCCATGGGCATTGATGCCCTGGCAATCGAGAATACAAATACCAAGTTAACCCTAAATTGATTTTGGGTATATTGAGACCATATGAAATCAagtagaataatttttattttaattaatgtggaTATTCAAGTTGGTTTAcacatatctcaattaattttatgaattttaaaattaataaccatgtaaatctctaataacctaaaatttataaaacttaaataagtaagttttaaaaattaaatttaaaatctaaccaatTAAATTACCATTCTTAAtattactaatttttaatatacaagggttaaactaaactaaaatttaCGCGCTCTTTTTATCTCTTACAAGTCTCGCGTGACGCCCGCTGTATGAGATCCCACCACAGTAAATCCGGAGGAAGGGTTTTTAATCCTTATTaccattaataataaataactacTTTAGTCATCCTctcaataatttcttataaaacaaagtttttatttaagaaaaaatcaaaattaatcagATCTCTCAGCTTACTCGTATTTTCCCCTCCCCTCTCCCCctatctctctcttctctctcgcTGTGTACCAGagccagataaaaaaaaaaaaaaaaaggtacgtCTCCATTTCAGATCCAAAATtctcatttctctcttttcactatcatttaataaataaatcaataaatcaaaaaaaatctcTCATCTATTTTTTACTGATAGAATCGGTAGCAGAGAATTGGAATTTTCGTTTTTGATGCTCTTCAATATTTCAACCTAGTTGGTTGGTTAGTTAGT contains:
- the LOC118040428 gene encoding uncharacterized protein, translating into MLLGCCRFPLTSYVFANTRCRDKSRSGLSCRAATPQIHASNGEYSNNKKKVVIVGSGWAGLGAAYHLCNQGFDVTVLGDGYDFGDPDDVGIHGFWYPYKNIFSLVDELGMKPFTKWLQSAQYSKEGLEVEFPVLQDRPQLPAPLGTLFYTQFNRLPLVDRLTSVPLMAAVIDFDNTDMAWRKYDSVTTRELLKQSGFSERLYQDVFGSLLQVGLCAPLEQCSAAAALGMLQFMAVSHQGDFDVVWCRGPVKERIFNPWMKLMSSKGCQFMDNKKVTDFFFDEETGCISDVVCDNETYKADAVILAIGISTVQELTKNSAALSTREEFLKVLNLAASDLVSIKLWLDKKIIIPFARNICSSFDDSSGWTFLNLNELFDEHRNDPVTIIQADFYHGNELAPLKDEYIATKVMHYLSKCIKDFEAARVTNVEIARFPKSLTHFFPGSYKYMMRGSTSFSNLFMAGDWIISRHGSWSQEKSYVTGLEGANRVVDFLGEGNYAKIIPLEEDEPHIQALRNLNRNFKEFSSQFPLSDYFLQ